A single Bacteroidales bacterium DNA region contains:
- a CDS encoding DNA-binding transcriptional regulator, producing MTRILLLTDLSSGYSRSMIKGVVRYSKEYGPWIFYRMPIYYRELYGDEGVVEWARQWKADAVIAQLSDVDVKALNKLKIPVVIQNYKDRYDGISNLTGDYYHTGVMAAEFFLQRGFRYFAYYGFSETVWMRERGDGFEDTLNKKGFDVYSFKEPADTNKTEKWNFDTDVLYHWLLGLPKPVALFACDDYHALQITEVCKIFNIHVPNDIAVLGVDNDELLCNISNPPLSSIELDIQNGGYELGKLLHEQIRKKRKSSADVVIKPLRIVTRGSTERYAVSDKNIEKILKHIEENYMNTLSVDDIVDTGPFSRRVLEKLFKKETGMSIYQYLQQYRVEKFSELLINTDIPLIDAAYQSGFDDYKNVSRIFTKIKGITPLQYKKKFRISNIEEEGKET from the coding sequence ATGACAAGAATTCTTCTATTAACGGATTTATCCAGCGGATATAGCCGGAGCATGATCAAGGGGGTTGTTCGCTACTCAAAGGAGTATGGTCCCTGGATTTTTTACCGCATGCCCATATATTATCGTGAATTATATGGGGATGAAGGAGTAGTAGAGTGGGCCAGACAATGGAAAGCTGATGCTGTCATCGCACAGTTATCGGATGTTGATGTGAAGGCATTGAATAAGCTTAAAATTCCGGTGGTTATCCAAAATTACAAGGACCGGTATGATGGTATATCTAATCTTACCGGAGATTATTATCATACCGGTGTTATGGCTGCAGAGTTTTTCCTGCAGAGGGGATTTCGTTACTTTGCTTATTATGGGTTCTCCGAAACGGTATGGATGCGGGAACGGGGAGATGGATTTGAAGATACCCTGAATAAAAAAGGATTTGATGTCTATTCTTTTAAGGAACCGGCAGATACGAATAAAACCGAAAAATGGAATTTTGATACGGATGTTTTATATCACTGGCTTCTTGGTTTGCCTAAACCTGTTGCATTATTTGCTTGTGATGATTATCATGCCTTACAAATAACCGAGGTGTGCAAAATTTTCAATATACACGTCCCCAATGATATCGCAGTATTGGGTGTTGATAATGACGAACTGTTGTGTAATATATCCAATCCGCCCCTTTCTTCAATTGAACTGGATATTCAAAACGGAGGGTATGAATTGGGAAAATTACTTCACGAACAGATCAGGAAAAAGCGGAAATCGTCTGCCGATGTGGTGATCAAGCCTTTACGTATCGTGACCCGTGGTTCTACCGAGCGTTATGCCGTATCCGACAAAAATATAGAGAAAATATTGAAACATATTGAGGAAAACTACATGAACACCCTTTCGGTCGATGATATTGTCGATACTGGACCTTTTTCCAGAAGGGTTTTGGAAAAATTATTCAAAAAAGAAACCGGAATGTCGATTTATCAATACCTACAACAATATAGGGTAGAAAAATTTTCGGAATTATTGATTAATACAGACATACCTCTAATTGATGCTGCTTATCAGTCCGGATTTGACGATTACAAAAATGTATCGAGGATTTTTACCAAGATAAAAGGAATTACTCCCTTACAATACAAGAAGAAATTCAGGATATCGAATATTGAAGAGGAAGGAAAAGAAACATGA
- a CDS encoding TonB-dependent receptor has protein sequence MINKCVKKMFVYDRPLIWKIIIISLSILLLPNPSFSNEVENNKDSEGKALIAVAQSSIRISGRVVDKDGFPIPGVAINVKGKPEIGTVTEQDGKYAITCNPDDMLVFSFMGFKTMEQAANEIDKVTLTMEEDALEMDEVVVVAFGKQKKESVVSSITTISPQDLRIPSSNLTTAFAGQIAGVIAYQRSGEPGLDDAEYFIRGITTFSSEGKKDPLILIDGIEMESTDLARINPDDIASFSVLKDASSAALYGARGANGVILVTTKEGVSEKLNINIRAELSTSANSELVELADPITYMRLHNEAVRTRDPLTMRPYSSEKIYNTQLGNDPINYPSVDWYNYLLKKRTFNQRVNANISGGGKAVQYYIAAGLQHDTGIFKESKENQIDNNIDVLRFQLRTNVTIKITPRTTARVRAYGSFDDSQGPKDGGKDAFNKVRNATPVQFLPAYPKDTANEFTEWILFGMAGDGVYSNPYAQIISSYKEEKKSMMFSQLELEHSFDGPLKGLFVQGIYNIKRNSEYDLNRSYRPFYYTPVATADGSYLLYCYNPDTGTNYLDYNFGNRRISSSMYGEFRIGYNKVFNEKHDLNLLLLGAIRSETDTKVTTLQESLPKRNINSAGRVTYGYDSRYFIEANFGYNGSERFSKSKRFGFFPSIGAGWMVSNEVFMEGLKKVIPRLKLKATYGLVGNDAIGDKKDRFFFQSQIEMNNSGMGYVFGTERGYAKSGILIKRYANDQISWEIAKKTNFGIELTLFNDLEILADYFMEKRENILQTRTDIPTTMGLVTIPQANVGIAKGSGFEAEVKYRKHFNPDVFLIINGNFTYASSKYKEFEEPDHTDAPWKSHIGKKLSQQYGYIAERLFIDEAEVANAPVQTFGSYGAGDIKYKDINNDGQINSDDMVPIGYPTTPEIIYGAGFSMGFHGFDLSCFFQGSARSSFFIEPDKITPFINNGQRGLLQYIADDHWSETNRNLYAFWPRLSEYEIKNNSQKSTWWLQDGIFLRLKNAEFGYTLPEKISQKIGMKMLRVYLSGSNLLVWSKFKMWDPEMAGNGLGYPVQRVFNLGVNINF, from the coding sequence ATGATCAATAAATGTGTAAAAAAGATGTTCGTTTATGATCGTCCCTTGATCTGGAAAATCATCATTATTTCTCTGTCTATTTTATTATTACCTAATCCATCTTTTTCAAACGAGGTGGAAAACAATAAAGATTCAGAAGGAAAAGCATTGATAGCTGTTGCACAGTCTTCCATCAGGATTTCCGGAAGAGTTGTGGATAAAGATGGTTTCCCGATACCCGGAGTTGCAATCAATGTGAAAGGAAAACCGGAGATCGGTACGGTAACGGAGCAGGATGGTAAATATGCGATTACTTGTAATCCGGACGATATGCTGGTATTTTCTTTTATGGGTTTTAAAACCATGGAACAGGCAGCCAATGAGATTGATAAGGTAACACTGACCATGGAAGAAGATGCCCTTGAAATGGATGAAGTAGTGGTGGTCGCTTTCGGCAAACAGAAAAAAGAAAGTGTGGTGAGTTCCATCACAACCATTAGTCCTCAGGATCTGAGAATTCCTTCCAGCAACTTAACTACAGCTTTTGCCGGACAGATTGCCGGGGTAATCGCTTATCAACGTTCCGGAGAACCCGGTCTGGATGATGCGGAATATTTTATACGGGGAATCACGACCTTTAGTTCGGAAGGTAAAAAAGACCCATTGATCCTGATCGACGGAATTGAAATGGAATCTACCGATTTAGCAAGAATCAATCCTGATGACATTGCCTCTTTCTCCGTATTGAAAGATGCCAGTTCTGCGGCATTATATGGCGCCCGTGGCGCCAACGGGGTAATTTTGGTCACTACCAAAGAAGGAGTCAGTGAGAAACTGAATATCAATATCCGTGCGGAATTATCCACCTCTGCCAATTCGGAACTGGTGGAACTGGCCGATCCGATCACCTATATGAGGCTTCATAATGAAGCGGTCAGGACCCGGGATCCTTTGACGATGCGACCTTATTCATCGGAAAAAATATACAATACGCAGTTAGGCAATGATCCTATAAACTATCCTTCTGTGGATTGGTATAACTATCTACTCAAAAAAAGGACGTTCAATCAACGGGTTAACGCTAATATTTCCGGAGGCGGAAAAGCTGTTCAGTACTATATAGCAGCAGGATTACAACATGATACGGGTATATTTAAGGAAAGCAAGGAAAATCAAATTGATAATAACATTGATGTCCTTCGTTTTCAGCTGCGTACCAATGTAACCATTAAAATTACTCCCAGGACCACTGCCAGAGTACGGGCTTACGGTTCGTTTGACGATTCTCAGGGGCCAAAAGACGGAGGAAAAGATGCTTTCAACAAAGTCCGTAATGCCACTCCGGTACAATTTTTACCGGCTTATCCTAAAGATACAGCCAATGAGTTCACCGAATGGATCCTTTTCGGGATGGCTGGCGATGGAGTATATTCTAATCCTTACGCTCAGATCATCAGTTCTTATAAGGAGGAAAAAAAATCCATGATGTTTTCTCAGTTGGAATTGGAGCATTCCTTTGACGGTCCGCTAAAAGGACTGTTTGTACAGGGGATTTACAACATCAAACGAAACTCCGAATATGACCTTAACAGATCCTACCGTCCTTTTTACTATACGCCTGTCGCCACGGCAGATGGTTCCTATCTTTTGTATTGTTATAATCCGGACACCGGAACCAACTATCTGGATTATAATTTCGGGAACAGAAGAATCTCATCCTCCATGTATGGGGAATTCCGGATCGGATATAATAAGGTATTTAATGAAAAACATGATCTGAACCTCTTGTTGTTGGGTGCAATACGAAGCGAAACAGATACCAAGGTCACCACTCTTCAGGAGTCACTCCCCAAAAGAAATATTAACTCCGCCGGAAGAGTCACTTATGGATATGATTCAAGATATTTTATCGAAGCTAATTTTGGTTATAATGGTTCCGAACGTTTCTCCAAGAGCAAGCGCTTCGGTTTTTTCCCTTCCATCGGCGCCGGGTGGATGGTTTCCAATGAAGTATTTATGGAAGGCCTGAAAAAAGTAATACCGAGGTTGAAACTGAAAGCTACTTACGGGCTGGTAGGAAATGATGCCATCGGCGATAAAAAGGACCGTTTTTTCTTCCAATCACAGATTGAGATGAACAATAGCGGCATGGGTTATGTATTTGGAACAGAGAGGGGATATGCCAAATCAGGCATTTTGATCAAGAGATATGCTAATGATCAGATTTCATGGGAGATAGCAAAAAAGACAAACTTTGGTATCGAACTAACCTTATTCAACGATCTGGAGATACTGGCGGATTATTTTATGGAAAAACGGGAAAATATCCTGCAGACAAGAACAGATATTCCCACTACCATGGGACTGGTAACCATACCACAGGCCAATGTGGGAATTGCCAAGGGATCCGGTTTCGAAGCGGAAGTAAAATACAGGAAACATTTCAATCCCGATGTCTTTTTGATTATCAACGGAAATTTCACTTATGCTTCCAGCAAATACAAAGAGTTTGAAGAACCGGATCACACGGACGCACCCTGGAAATCCCATATCGGAAAAAAGTTATCACAGCAATACGGATATATTGCAGAAAGGCTATTTATCGATGAGGCAGAAGTAGCGAATGCACCCGTGCAAACCTTTGGCTCATACGGAGCGGGAGATATCAAATATAAAGACATCAACAATGACGGACAGATCAATTCGGATGATATGGTGCCTATCGGATACCCGACTACACCTGAGATTATCTATGGAGCCGGATTTTCTATGGGTTTTCATGGTTTCGATTTGTCCTGTTTTTTCCAGGGTTCTGCCAGATCGTCTTTTTTCATCGAGCCCGATAAGATCACTCCTTTTATCAATAACGGACAGAGAGGTTTATTGCAATATATTGCAGATGATCACTGGTCGGAGACTAACCGTAACTTATATGCTTTCTGGCCGAGACTTTCCGAATACGAGATTAAAAACAACAGCCAGAAAAGTACCTGGTGGTTGCAGGACGGTATATTCCTGCGCTTGAAAAATGCCGAATTCGGATATACCCTACCCGAAAAAATATCTCAAAAAATAGGTATGAAAATGCTCCGGGTATACCTGAGCGGTTCCAACCTCTTGGTATGGTCGAAATTTAAAATGTGGGATCCCGAAATGGCCGGGAATGGCTTAGGATATCCCGTACAAAGAGTGTTTAATCTCGGTGTAAATATTAACTTCTAA
- a CDS encoding RagB/SusD family nutrient uptake outer membrane protein has product MKYLIRNIWIFSVIMSITACDKFLDVIPDDTPTLDHAFSNRAAMEKFLFSCYSYLPDPTNPYYYPAYLDSNDEFYPRGGESNTHTVSTPSIIIRRGEQNSNDPIQDYWMGKNGGKSMFQALRTCNIFLENAHAPKDITETERKRWIAEVKFLKAYYHFFLLQLYGPIPLIKDNFDISADPEDVLVFREPVDECIAYIEELIDEALPDLPEIITNNIQEDGRTTQPIALAVKAKALIWGASPLFNGNPDYAGWVDSRGKQLISSTYSKEKWENAATALRYAIGVCHQSGHELYMYSKLTGSQHNMHDSVVVLMSVRKAVTERWNKGIIWSSMESFGIKRNSDDNSKFLIPTYPDMSNFQRILYPAITDDRDPTSYCFASFNMAELFYSKNGIPIDEDPDWDYANRYKPKQAGNDHKFYIASGEKTASLNFNREPRFYANLGFDRGYFELEKTAVNYGASFTPCLKLRGGSEAGSNKNETGYYVKKLVAFETANNQTTQTYSGYDYRFPLIRLADLYLLYAEALNEMYDTPNDEVYEYIDKVREVTGLKGVVDSWKNSRYPNRPFDKDEMRKIIQQERMIELAFEGQRFWDVRRWKRADEFWTQTPIGWNQQGKTVEEYYNLVNIGGVTRKFLFKDYLWPIRIGDLRVNKNLEQTYGW; this is encoded by the coding sequence ATGAAATATTTAATTAGAAATATATGGATATTTTCCGTTATCATGAGTATCACGGCTTGTGATAAATTTCTGGATGTGATTCCGGATGATACTCCCACATTGGATCATGCCTTTTCGAACAGGGCAGCCATGGAAAAATTCCTGTTCTCCTGCTATTCTTATTTGCCGGATCCGACCAATCCTTACTACTATCCGGCTTATCTGGATAGTAATGATGAATTCTACCCGAGGGGAGGCGAATCCAACACTCATACGGTATCTACTCCTTCAATCATTATCCGGCGTGGAGAGCAAAATTCCAATGATCCGATTCAGGATTACTGGATGGGTAAAAATGGTGGGAAAAGCATGTTTCAGGCGCTGCGTACCTGTAATATTTTTCTGGAAAATGCACATGCTCCTAAAGATATAACGGAAACCGAAAGAAAAAGGTGGATTGCTGAGGTAAAATTCCTGAAAGCCTATTATCATTTTTTCCTGTTACAATTATACGGACCGATTCCCCTGATCAAGGATAATTTCGATATATCGGCCGATCCGGAAGATGTACTGGTCTTTCGCGAACCGGTAGACGAATGTATTGCTTATATCGAAGAACTCATTGATGAAGCTCTTCCCGACTTACCGGAAATTATTACCAATAATATCCAGGAAGACGGGAGGACTACCCAACCCATAGCACTGGCAGTAAAAGCCAAGGCATTGATCTGGGGAGCCAGTCCTCTATTCAACGGAAATCCGGATTATGCCGGATGGGTCGATTCACGGGGGAAACAACTGATATCTTCCACGTATAGTAAGGAGAAATGGGAAAATGCCGCCACTGCTTTAAGATATGCTATCGGAGTTTGTCATCAGTCAGGACATGAACTATATATGTATAGTAAATTAACCGGAAGCCAGCATAATATGCATGATAGTGTCGTTGTATTGATGAGTGTACGGAAAGCGGTTACCGAAAGATGGAATAAGGGGATTATCTGGTCTAGCATGGAATCATTCGGAATAAAACGGAATAGCGACGATAATAGTAAATTTCTGATACCGACTTATCCTGATATGAGCAATTTTCAACGGATACTATACCCGGCTATAACTGATGACAGGGATCCTACATCATACTGTTTTGCTTCTTTCAATATGGCCGAATTGTTTTACAGTAAAAACGGAATACCTATCGATGAAGATCCGGATTGGGATTATGCGAACAGATATAAGCCGAAACAGGCAGGAAATGATCACAAATTTTATATCGCTTCAGGGGAGAAAACAGCGTCGCTCAATTTTAACCGTGAACCCCGTTTTTATGCCAATCTGGGGTTCGACAGGGGTTATTTCGAACTGGAAAAAACGGCAGTGAACTATGGCGCGTCATTTACCCCTTGTCTAAAACTGAGAGGCGGTAGTGAGGCAGGAAGCAATAAAAACGAAACGGGTTATTATGTAAAGAAGTTAGTCGCCTTCGAAACAGCCAATAACCAAACAACCCAGACTTATTCCGGATATGATTACCGTTTTCCTTTGATCCGGCTCGCGGATCTATACCTGTTATATGCCGAAGCATTGAATGAAATGTATGACACTCCCAATGATGAAGTATATGAATATATTGATAAGGTAAGGGAGGTGACCGGATTGAAAGGAGTGGTGGATTCATGGAAAAATTCCCGCTATCCGAACCGTCCGTTTGATAAAGACGAAATGCGGAAAATAATCCAACAGGAACGAATGATCGAACTGGCTTTTGAGGGTCAGCGTTTCTGGGATGTCCGACGTTGGAAACGGGCAGATGAATTCTGGACACAAACCCCTATAGGCTGGAACCAGCAAGGTAAAACAGTTGAAGAATATTATAATTTAGTGAATATAGGAGGGGTAACACGTAAATTCCTGTTTAAGGATTATTTATGGCCAATAAGGATTGGTGACCTACGGGTCAATAAAAACCTGGAGCAAACCTACGGATGGTAG
- a CDS encoding DUF4959 domain-containing protein, with amino-acid sequence MKNLYFLTVLLMVCLFSACKDDEKTGLKPGILTECIVTSINGGALITYSIPRGVDALYVMAEYERNGQMFTERASAYENSLKIEGFNTMNPVRTALYVVNRDKSKSEPLFVEFEPLESPISLTYQSMTLETGFAGIIAKWENRAEIELGFRLMVEEDGKLTDKDMYFSTLSSGAHAFRGFDEVEATFAVSIEDKWGNISDTMFLTTIPYFEMQIPSADIKDRRDGSGPSKSGLMFDKFRANSTLTFNRMFNGVTDGDMDSWTTEPTPDYSEMCAFTIDLGAVYKLSRMIMWPRRRYNNPQHVYTVNNVFTFEMWGCKTWDHSKVSAENKAYWLDEFQDWQTFIPWDGFSPETDIPEHTFKDDWVYLGYYEVERLDLAGATDDEIWAKGEEGHHFDIIAEADPVRYIRFFPRSTNLGSPVPKGEFQITELSFFGNNNVPQE; translated from the coding sequence ATGAAAAACCTGTATTTCTTAACTGTATTATTGATGGTCTGCTTGTTTTCCGCATGTAAAGATGATGAGAAAACAGGGCTGAAACCGGGTATACTTACAGAATGTATCGTTACTTCCATCAACGGCGGAGCGCTTATTACCTACTCTATCCCGAGAGGTGTCGATGCGCTGTATGTAATGGCCGAATACGAAAGGAACGGACAGATGTTTACGGAGCGGGCATCTGCGTATGAAAACTCTTTGAAAATCGAAGGCTTCAATACCATGAATCCCGTAAGAACCGCTTTGTATGTGGTTAACCGTGATAAATCCAAATCGGAACCTTTATTTGTAGAGTTCGAGCCTTTGGAGTCCCCTATAAGTCTGACATACCAATCTATGACGCTCGAGACGGGTTTTGCCGGAATTATAGCTAAATGGGAAAACCGTGCAGAAATTGAACTGGGGTTCCGGTTGATGGTAGAAGAAGATGGAAAGTTAACAGATAAGGATATGTACTTTTCTACCCTTTCTTCCGGAGCACATGCTTTCCGGGGTTTTGACGAAGTGGAAGCTACATTTGCCGTATCCATTGAGGATAAATGGGGTAATATTTCTGACACCATGTTCCTTACCACCATTCCCTACTTTGAAATGCAGATACCATCTGCCGACATTAAAGACAGGAGGGATGGATCCGGACCATCAAAGAGCGGACTCATGTTTGATAAATTCAGGGCAAATTCTACCCTTACATTTAATAGGATGTTCAATGGAGTTACGGATGGAGACATGGATAGCTGGACTACCGAACCAACGCCGGATTATAGCGAGATGTGTGCGTTTACTATTGATCTGGGCGCAGTATATAAACTCAGCCGGATGATCATGTGGCCGCGAAGAAGGTACAATAATCCCCAACATGTATATACCGTAAATAATGTGTTTACTTTCGAAATGTGGGGTTGTAAAACGTGGGATCACTCGAAGGTTTCAGCTGAAAATAAAGCATACTGGCTGGATGAATTTCAGGATTGGCAGACCTTTATCCCTTGGGATGGCTTTTCCCCGGAAACGGACATTCCTGAACATACTTTCAAGGATGATTGGGTATACCTGGGGTATTATGAAGTTGAAAGGTTAGACTTGGCGGGAGCCACAGATGATGAAATATGGGCCAAAGGAGAAGAAGGGCATCATTTTGATATCATTGCGGAAGCTGATCCGGTACGATACATCCGTTTCTTTCCCAGGTCAACGAATCTGGGGAGCCCTGTACCCAAAGGAGAATTCCAAATAACAGAGTTGAGCTTTTTCGGTAATAACAATGTGCCGCAAGAATAA
- a CDS encoding DUF4998 domain-containing protein — MITCISCDDMNSIHQDYLDEGEKVYLGKVNEPESFPGRNRVKLIWYQNADPDITQTVISWNAGKDSIVKTFDRTTGGIQKDSIIIDVEEGTYSFNLFNANQSDDKSLISTVQEVSYGDNYEKYLVNRMVESASFQEGEFVVQLSATVLSNMIGSDIFWQQNGMEEKLFVTKSKNKVTLENFSGLSFAYQTLYMPKSTAIDTFYAAKAIYAMNISADKVTPLKEGNTLNITFPVINDPYYTGIEITWVQDGVEHIYTLDKDNTIAAIDNFDASRINYRTMFDYDATTYYSEYTELQVLNPVNLNRSGWTVTASHNLPTDPANNSTDNIKDGDNDTFLSLIKPGKSYAGVTVSAGETVYFVIDMGTSPTFDYFILRHRQGNEAATSPNLRVHKASFYGSNTGGNDYVLITGVDIDVDAQENRYDIPRSTYRYLKMTYDQWTDTSSAMQIAEFYLGLWQ, encoded by the coding sequence ATGATTACCTGTATTTCTTGCGATGACATGAACAGCATTCATCAGGATTATCTGGATGAAGGGGAAAAGGTTTATTTGGGAAAAGTAAATGAACCGGAAAGTTTTCCCGGAAGAAACAGGGTAAAGTTGATCTGGTACCAGAATGCCGATCCGGATATTACTCAAACCGTGATATCCTGGAACGCAGGAAAGGATTCGATCGTAAAAACTTTCGACAGGACAACAGGCGGTATACAAAAGGATTCTATTATTATCGATGTGGAAGAGGGAACCTATTCTTTTAACCTGTTCAATGCCAATCAATCTGATGACAAGTCCCTGATCTCGACCGTTCAGGAGGTTTCCTATGGTGATAACTATGAAAAATACCTGGTCAACAGGATGGTGGAAAGTGCATCTTTTCAGGAAGGAGAATTTGTAGTTCAATTATCTGCTACGGTATTAAGCAATATGATCGGTTCGGATATTTTCTGGCAACAAAACGGGATGGAAGAAAAACTGTTCGTTACTAAATCAAAAAATAAAGTAACCCTTGAAAATTTCAGCGGTTTATCATTTGCTTACCAGACTCTTTATATGCCTAAATCGACCGCTATTGACACCTTTTACGCAGCAAAGGCCATTTACGCAATGAACATAAGCGCCGATAAGGTTACTCCCCTTAAAGAAGGCAATACATTGAACATTACTTTTCCGGTAATCAACGATCCGTATTATACTGGGATAGAAATTACCTGGGTACAGGATGGTGTAGAGCATATTTATACATTGGATAAGGATAATACCATTGCGGCCATTGATAATTTTGATGCAAGCCGGATCAATTACCGGACCATGTTCGATTATGATGCTACAACTTATTATTCGGAATATACCGAACTCCAGGTACTTAATCCGGTTAATTTAAACAGAAGCGGATGGACGGTAACCGCTTCTCATAATTTGCCGACCGATCCTGCTAATAACTCTACGGATAATATCAAAGACGGAGATAACGATACTTTCCTCTCGTTAATTAAACCGGGAAAAAGTTATGCGGGAGTTACCGTATCTGCCGGTGAAACGGTATATTTTGTCATTGACATGGGTACCTCTCCGACCTTCGATTACTTCATCTTACGTCATCGTCAGGGTAACGAAGCTGCAACTAGTCCGAACCTGAGAGTACATAAAGCTTCTTTCTATGGAAGCAATACAGGAGGTAATGATTATGTCCTGATAACAGGTGTAGATATTGATGTGGATGCTCAGGAAAATCGATATGACATACCAAGATCAACATATCGCTACCTGAAAATGACCTATGACCAATGGACAGATACATCCAGTGCCATGCAAATTGCCGAATTTTATCTGGGACTATGGCAATAG
- a CDS encoding SusE domain-containing protein yields the protein MKKYVFLLMALLGIGCWACKDDDPSPPKPVILLSAPANASSCELETVDDVTFSWAVSSGEVAGGYTLYLSLSADLVSAKTYTSTQLLLKIASGNLDALLGEWGVALGAEATVYWSVKPSVEGEATPPAESRNVKMKRLPKPAPVISLSEPDAEAFIDLKGLSNINFSWKLGEEDVITGGYTLYISNTEDLASSLTYTSEELSKAVDTNELDEKLEEWGYTWEAEAEIFWTVKPTEPQIATVPDARKIKIKRLPRSSSVLGSMQNVQVYPGYERILVTWEQNPDPMIEQTVLYWNNKADSVVIDFVRTEDGWQKESVYIPNLTEGTAYTFKLFNKNSLGDRSAPEGVQSGGCTPYGPVWEATLGGKNTRELTRILPTAYNPASPNTTVGNVTLTWDNAPANSVKTVVEYKKTGSGTPSNVYVSNNATSTALTQVGNNLLDPDHLLYVKTLYAPEGGIDTLESKTLLSQMVVYIADIEKSHKRLNYNHHLKPPTWTETIISATDERLIWGMNQEDKITVFDCNRFGSFGIFGGAEFINQYGENSRFQMKWTINADNTVTVEGRDNDPAAGYTIHNNDQTRGEGGSSASHGTAGVVTIDEGPSTFNPSDRTLAMNYMRIVVGTTSTGIKTFFLETLKPKP from the coding sequence ATGAAAAAGTATGTTTTTCTTTTGATGGCCCTTTTGGGCATAGGGTGCTGGGCTTGTAAGGATGACGACCCGTCGCCGCCGAAACCCGTTATTTTATTATCGGCACCTGCCAATGCATCTTCTTGTGAGCTGGAAACTGTGGATGATGTCACTTTTTCGTGGGCCGTGAGCAGTGGTGAAGTCGCCGGAGGATATACCTTGTACCTGAGTCTGTCAGCTGACCTGGTCTCTGCAAAAACCTATACCTCTACCCAGCTTCTGTTAAAGATCGCTTCCGGTAACTTAGATGCCTTGTTGGGAGAATGGGGTGTTGCCCTGGGTGCGGAAGCTACGGTATATTGGTCGGTGAAGCCTTCCGTGGAAGGTGAAGCCACTCCGCCGGCAGAATCACGGAACGTGAAAATGAAAAGACTTCCTAAACCGGCTCCTGTAATTTCCTTATCCGAACCGGATGCAGAAGCTTTTATTGACCTGAAAGGCCTCAGTAATATAAATTTCTCGTGGAAGTTGGGTGAGGAGGATGTTATTACCGGCGGATATACCCTGTATATCAGCAATACGGAAGATCTGGCTTCTTCGCTTACGTATACATCTGAAGAACTTTCTAAAGCGGTAGATACCAACGAACTGGATGAAAAACTGGAAGAATGGGGTTACACCTGGGAAGCAGAAGCGGAAATTTTCTGGACGGTAAAGCCCACAGAACCTCAAATTGCAACTGTCCCGGATGCAAGGAAGATAAAAATCAAGCGTTTACCCAGGTCGTCCAGTGTTCTGGGGAGTATGCAAAATGTTCAGGTGTATCCTGGTTATGAGCGGATTCTTGTAACCTGGGAACAAAATCCTGATCCTATGATTGAACAAACCGTACTTTATTGGAATAATAAAGCGGATTCGGTTGTAATTGATTTTGTCAGAACAGAGGATGGTTGGCAAAAAGAGTCTGTTTACATTCCCAATCTAACGGAAGGAACAGCGTATACTTTTAAGTTATTCAATAAAAATTCACTTGGGGACAGATCTGCTCCGGAAGGTGTTCAATCGGGAGGATGTACTCCTTACGGGCCGGTATGGGAAGCCACCTTGGGTGGGAAAAACACAAGAGAGTTAACCAGAATCCTGCCAACGGCCTATAATCCCGCTTCTCCCAATACAACGGTGGGTAATGTGACCCTTACATGGGATAATGCTCCGGCTAATAGCGTAAAAACCGTAGTGGAATACAAAAAAACGGGAAGCGGTACGCCTTCCAATGTATATGTCAGCAATAATGCAACATCAACCGCATTGACTCAAGTGGGTAATAATCTTCTCGATCCGGATCACCTCCTTTATGTAAAAACACTATATGCCCCTGAAGGCGGAATTGATACCCTTGAATCGAAAACTTTATTAAGCCAGATGGTGGTTTATATCGCGGATATAGAGAAATCACATAAAAGGCTGAATTACAATCATCATCTTAAACCTCCGACCTGGACAGAGACAATTATATCAGCTACTGATGAACGGTTGATCTGGGGGATGAATCAGGAAGATAAGATTACGGTATTTGATTGCAACCGATTCGGCAGCTTCGGTATTTTCGGAGGTGCTGAATTTATCAATCAATATGGAGAGAATTCTCGTTTTCAAATGAAATGGACAATCAATGCAGACAATACGGTAACTGTTGAAGGACGCGATAACGATCCTGCTGCCGGGTATACTATTCACAACAATGACCAAACCAGGGGTGAAGGAGGAAGCTCTGCTTCCCATGGTACAGCCGGTGTGGTTACTATAGATGAAGGTCCGTCGACCTTTAATCCATCGGATCGTACTTTAGCTATGAATTATATGCGAATAGTGGTCGGTACCACTTCTACAGGAATAAAAACATTTTTCCTGGAGACCCTTAAACCCAAACCTTAA